tttctttctcttcaatAGGTTTTCgtctttaattgtttttgttacaAAGCCACTAATTCCAATGTTATTTGCTAGATTGATATAAAACATCCAGGAAATGTCATATAAATATTCTCTCTGCCACTGCATCAAGGTTTTGTACATTTAGTGTTAAGTTTCATCTTATATTCAATGAATAACAGTAGAATCCTCCCTACAAGACAAGTGTGCACATCACTTTGCAAGTTTCATGCAGTAAAACTCACCCAGACGTCTGCTCTCCGTGTTCTCTCAGGTTACCTGTCATGTTGCCGTTTCATTGACGACAATCAAATCATCACGAGTTCAGGAGACACCACATGGTGAGTCACACATATCCAAACACCGACGTGCCGTGCAAACACCTTTTTCCTGAGCTCACGGGCAACTCTGTGCGCTCTCTGCCCCCCAGCGCACTGTGGGACATCGAGACGTGTCAGCAGACCACCGTCTTCTCGGGCCACAGCGGCGACGTCATGAGCCTGTCCCTGTCGCCCGACCTCCGCACCTTTGTGTCGGGAGCCTGCGACGCCTCGGTCAAACTGTGGGACATCAGGGACAGCATGTGCCGGCAGACCTTCACAGGCCACGAGTCGGACATCAACGCCATCTGTGTGAGTGCCCTCAGGCCActgtttctccttttcttccatttttacacaaaatgtcatttgaatgggAAGAAGCTCACAAGTCAGACTTTGTCAACAGCTGCACATTGTCTTTAAAACccgtggagctgctggtgtATTGATTTGGACGATTCTGAAAGAGATACAGTGAGGATCATGAGCTGCTTTAATCTACAGTGTtttacaaagagacaaaacagagaggaaaattaACTAGACCAGTTTTGCTTATATCtgtataaatggtaaatggttatAGGTttagtatttatatagagcttttctagtcttgatgaccactcaaagctctttacagtacagttttacattcacccattcacacccacattcatacagtgcatctattcgcagcactttgttattctatgggggggggccattcagggttcagcatcttgcccaaggacacttcggcatgcagatgggtcagactgggggtCGAACCGCAGACCTTCAGGTTgaaggacgaccactctacccctcagccacagctgaaatgtatacatttataaatggtCATTTAAAGCTGCTATTGTTAAAAATCTCATTCATCTGTAATTCATCcacaaagtgaaagtaaaacacACGTTGATTCAACACAGCCTGAAAGAAAATAGATAAAAAAcagtagataaagatggacgacatggccgctccccaaaagtgaagccaaaatatttcCACCACCCCCTAGTGGTTGGCAACAGTATGGCTCAGAATCCCCACCTGACACATGTAAGTGGATGgtacatggaccaaactaaaaagacaaAAGTCACGAGAATTTTTCAgataagttttgttttaattagttatttgacggTATTACAAatagggtgaaacatcatgattgacagctgagatgtTCATCCCATGATCACTACTGTTCTGAATGATTTCTTCAGCCcgagatggcagcgttcgtacccgggatattttggcttcgcttctggatagtgggacaaaatggagacgtgtcatccatttttatttacagtggaTGATGTAAACCTAAAcccagaaataaaacagaatatgCAACAATATAATGTGTTGTCTAGATACAGTCTATATAACAGATACAGTTTATATAACAGATACAGTAATTCTATATGAGAAAGTTTGGCTTCAAATAGCTGGCATCACCGCCTGTATCAACTCATCTGTGGTGTAGATCAACAGAGAGGCTCCACGTGACTCtatgacatcacacagccagTGAGGGAAGGAAGTAAGGACCTCCTCTCTTACGACTGTCCTGACAAACAATCATTCATCTTCCCCTGCTTCTCCTCAGTTCTTCCCCAATGGCAGCGCCTTCGCTACGGGCTCCGACGACGCCACCTGCAGGCTGTTCGACCTGCGAGCCGACCAGGAGCTCAGCCTCTACTGCCACGACAACATCATCTGCGGCATCACCTCCGTGGCTTTCTCACGCTCCGGCCGCCTGCTGCTCGCCGGCTACGACGACTTTAACTGCAACATCTGGGACGCCATGAAGGGAGACAGAGCAGGTGGGTGGAACGGGCGAGAGAACGGCCGCGTGCTGGTTTGAGGTCACAGGGTAGATTCAGAAAGGTTCAATTAAAACTGAGGATTGTTCATATTTTCAGGACATAGACACGTCAGCGAGATATCAGAGCTCTTCGAGGGTTAGGAACTTATTCTTTGTTGCCTGCAACCTGAAGATGAAGCATCACACACAGGGCTAGAGGAGGCGAACTTTGACAATCCTAGTTCAAGAGGAAAATATCCTAATATACCATGTATCACGGCAAATACTCATCAATGaggttttaaatgattttggCTCGTAAGGGTTGGGACAACTGTGCCCTGAGCTGCTCTCATCTCTATACGTCAAAGTGCTGAATGAGGAGTTTCAAGGTAATGCAGCTCACAGTGACACATGGTTCACGTAAGAAAAAGTAAATCATCTGGACGCCAACGGGACTGAGGTGAAAATCAAAAGATCTTGATTGAAACCAAAGTCGGAGCTGTAAAACAAAATCTGAtgatatgaataataaataatgatttgttaGGTTGTGAGTTTACCTGCAGACTAGCATTTGTTACAAATTTCTCATATTTTATTAGCGAACGATGAATTAAACGACTAGTTGAGAAAAATGGTGGTAAATAGGAAGAAAAGGAGCCATTTGCTGCAGTCCCACATTGAACCTTCTGAAAAATCTAAGTTCACATAGGATTATTTCTGGGGGGAACAGAGCTCCGTGCCAGACTTACCAGAGAATTCACACATTCCTCTTTCAGTGAGATTTTCGGTGTTCGGCctgattttgtaaaaaaaaaattgtcaaagCAAACCTGTGGTGCAAGTTGGAGCCCAGACAAACACTAGGCTGCTGTGTTCCCTTGCGGTTTCTCAAGACGTTTCGGAGCAGTGTGCCGAGCAAAACATTTCTCTGCAACAAGTCTTCTTTTGTGTGTCCCCACCCCTCCTGCAGGAGTCCTGGCCGGCCATGACAATCGTGTGAGCTGTCTGGGCGTGACAGATGACGGCATGGCGGTGTGCACCGGCTCCTGGGACAGCTTCCTGAAGATCTGGAACTGAGCCGGGCCCACGACCTCGGCAAAACGCACGtctgacagacacagacagaccgacacagacacacagactgacagacagacaccgcTGGGACACAGTTTGCACCCTGTATTCACGCTGTATGTAAGATTCaacagacaaattaaaacattgtactgtacataaTATATATGACTTAGATatgagtttacacacacacacacacacacacacatacagacacacacagacacaaacacacaatgcaggATGACACAAGACATTAACACGTACCCACACAACCTAAAGTTGATTTAAGAATGCAGAAACAAGGCAACAGTACCACAAacatgcacgcacaaacacacacacacacacacacacacacacaaatatacaaacatCAGCCACACCATTAAAGCATGTAACTGGTTTAATGTTGTGATTGGTCGTTGtataaaaatctgtaaaatgtcCAAATGTGACCAAATATGTAGTTGAATTTACagctgctgaaaaaaaaaatacaaatgctaCTATGACCTGAAGCCTTttaacataacacacacacacacacacacacacacacacacacgttacacacacactttcctgaGAGACACTGCTCCTTGAGTTTGGTGGGAGAAGACGTAATTGGACGATTCCGTCTTTGTTTACAATGAAGTCAAAAATGCACTTCAGACAAAATGTTTCTgtactctctttctctctgtaccACGTGTATCTCAGCGACGGTGATGTGAAGGAAAGACGGGCGTGGATGAGAATCACGTGAGACCGCTCACActgaacataaaaataaaaaaaaatccctgacagacaggatggaaaaaaaacaacctcttaTTTTCATCTGGCTCGAAAACATAATGTATTCACGTTTTTTATAGaaactctctcccccccccaacagactgtgcatctgttttattttatttaatattttttaacatttattttattcatgttctccccgtgtgcCTCAGATACACTTTAAGGATTATTAATAGAGTACTGATAAAAGATCTGCAAGTCAGAATGTGGGTGAAAACTGAAACCATTGTAAGACACATCTTAATAAAGCAGGAGCCATACTTTGACTTTGTCAATGTATTTATCTGGACATTATTATGGTATAATTGtacataatattaataaataatagcTTCTCCTGCCAATTAGTGTGGTTTCTTTTTGTGTCCGTGAAGGAGGTCATTGGTTTGGGAAATGATATTAAACTCAAGTCACTGATTGTTCCAGATAAGCAACACATACAATgatatttggaaaaaaataacctTTGGTGCAGTTTCTAAATAGCCTGGTTACCTTGTACTACAAattctatatgtttttatttaaaattgatcACATACATCCCTGAGAGGAGAAAGCTGCTTTTAAGAATCGATTCAGAATGAAATGTCAGCGACTGATATATTTTAAgatttctttttaagaatgagGGAATCCATTGGTAACGGTACACCTTGTAAATAGGGCCACAATCCGACCTATTTAGAATAAATTAAGTTAGTAAAGTTGATCCCTTAGTGTCCTAAAAGCATCCAATTCAGAACCTGtataataatgacaacaaaacGCAGGGGTAGTAAATGGGCAGCCTCACAGCCAGAAGATTATCATTTAAAGTTCATGTTCTCCCTTTGTATATCTTAGTTTCAttattggagactctaaattgatcGTAGGTTCCCAATGTCAGctgagattggctccagctcctcacGACCCCTAAAGGGTAAGGATAGATATTGGATGGGATCGACAACTAAAAGTTTAAAGTTGACGATGCAACAGGTGCAATTCCCCAAGGAAAATCAAGACACTGTATAAATCAGGCAGATTTGAGAAGAAGCTTAAACAATGTCCCACATGTTGTGTTAGTGCTTCAGTAGAGAAGGGACACGTCCTCTGTGTGCAAGTCCCTTTAATGACTTTCTAAATCCTCACTCGGTAACTTTATTCCATTTCAGCTGATAGACATTAAAGGGAAACATTAAATTCAGGAttcttttgttcttgttttgcagTACTGAAGTGTTGCTGCTGACCCACTAGAGGGTGCTGCAGCTCAATCAGCATCCCTGGATCTCATGATTAGAATGAAGCTTGATCCATAGATATTTATTCCTTATCATTTATTTCAGCAAATTTTTATAAATAAGGTGGACACAGATTTTGAAATATAACTGTTCCCCACGTAGAGTGAATGTAAAGAGTTACATTAAgaaaagcagtggtgtgatATTTCTAACATGGGCCTGGCCTAAAGAAAAGATGATAGCACCATCATGTGGCGGAACTCTGAACAAACTTTCATCACGTTCCACAGCGTGAAACTAGTTTTCATGGATTTTCCTCtggcataataataataataataataataataataataataataatcacactTCAAATGCTGTGAATAAATAACTGACAAAAATGAGAtcaatgcattttatttttcaaacaatTCTGTAGTAAGACATGAATTCATTCAACACAATCCTTTTGAAAGTTTGAAGTTGATCAGTCTATGAAATACAATCGGGAGTTAACCTCTCACAAGTAACACagacgcgcgcacacacactaaaacattGCAAAGATGTTtacgtctttaaaaaaaaaaaaaaaaaaaaaacgtattgaAAAAAGAAGATTAGATATTGTAGTTCTGTCCAAAGATCCACGACACTTACGAGTTCAATCTGCCTCAATCCCAGCTAGAGCTGCTAATCCACTCATACGTTATAGATAAGAAATACAAGCTATGCCTCATTACGAATATTGGCGATCATCCATTTATCGATGCGTTAAGTTTATGAAGGCAGTTTCTGGGATTTCACAACAGCAGAACAAGAGCAAGCATCCCAACAGCTTGACCGTCAAGAGAGAAGCAGTCGTTTCTGTTGCGATTACAAACAAAAGTAAAGAACAGATTATTCCTGTAACAAGCGAGACAAAAACCAGCCGACAGTCAGTCTGCCACCGGAGGGTCGCCTCCTGCACGTCACACTGAGATGCACTGTCCTGGTTTTAGATTTGTTCAAATGCTTGTATTGCTTAGAAAAGAGAAACATCATCTACACCTTCAGTGCTCCACCTCCAACTCGGTGGTGCCTCTTACTTTCATAAAAATTCTGCTGAAAATCTTATTCTTTTAATGGCTCTTGgcacagaatgaaaaaaaaagcacttttcACACCTTAAGGTGCTTCTAGAGAATTAGACAATCAGATCCAgtcttctgtgtttttcatttctgctgCAGAAAATTAGACAAGCGTAATATTCAGAAGCGCCTTCTTAAGTCAAACGATTCACATGCTGTTACATCTCTGACTAAAATCTTCAAGGCATTAGTTACGGATTTGAGATGAGTGTCTTTATgggtgaaaaataaaatgatgccAACCTGCCTGTCATGTTTTTCTTGAGTCCAACAATTCACTTCAATTGCTATCCAGAAAAATACTCAAATACAATAAGGTGCAATGGTTTTCAAATGAATTCcttcttttaaatgtgtttattcttgTTCGATTTATATTGAGCAATAAAGTATTTAGCAGCTTAAATCTGTGAGTTTAGCCATTTTATTCATCGTTTTTAGATGCAAATAAAGTTTAATGACCCACACTGAGCATGTGGACCACAGCCAAGGTAGAAATATTATGAATAGTCTGTGGGAAAAAGTATGTGTTAAGGGAGAGGTCTGTGACCAG
This genomic window from Pleuronectes platessa chromosome 15, fPlePla1.1, whole genome shotgun sequence contains:
- the gnb2 gene encoding guanine nucleotide-binding protein G(I)/G(S)/G(T) subunit beta-2 — protein: MSELEQLRQEAEQLRNQIRDARKACGDSTLTQITAGLDPVGRIQMRTRRTLRGHLAKIYAMHWGSDSKLLVSASQDGKLIIWDSYTTNKMHAIPLRSSWVMTCAYAPSGNYVACGGLDNICSIYCLKTREGNVRISRELPGHTGYLSCCRFIDDNQIITSSGDTTCALWDIETCQQTTVFSGHSGDVMSLSLSPDLRTFVSGACDASVKLWDIRDSMCRQTFTGHESDINAICFFPNGSAFATGSDDATCRLFDLRADQELSLYCHDNIICGITSVAFSRSGRLLLAGYDDFNCNIWDAMKGDRAGVLAGHDNRVSCLGVTDDGMAVCTGSWDSFLKIWN